The following are from one region of the Phyllostomus discolor isolate MPI-MPIP mPhyDis1 chromosome 9, mPhyDis1.pri.v3, whole genome shotgun sequence genome:
- the CXXC1 gene encoding CXXC-type zinc finger protein 1 isoform X1 — MEGDGSDPEPPDAGEDSKSENGENAPIYCICRKPDINCFMIGCDNCNEWFHGDCIRITEKMAKAIREWYCRECREKDPKLEIRYRHKKSRERDSNERDGSEPRDEGGGRKRPTPDPDLQRRAGSGTGVGAMLARGSASPHKSSPQPLVATPSQHHQQQQQIKRSARMCGECEACRRTEDCGHCDFCRDMKKFGGPNKIRQKCRLRQCQLRARESYKYFPSSLSPVTPSESLPRPRRPLPTQQQPQPSQKLGRMREDEGTVASSIVKDLPEATATPEPLSDEDLPLDPDLYQDFCTAAFDDHGLPWMSDQEESPFLDPALRKRAVKVKHVKRREKKSEKKKEERYKRHRQKQKHKDKWKHPERADVKDPASLPQCLGPGCVRPAQPGSKYCSDDCGMKLAANRIYEILPQRIQQWQQSPCIAEEHGKKLLERIRREQQGARTRLQEMERRFHELEAIIARAKQQAVREDEESNEGDSDDTDLQIFCVSCGHPINPRVALRHMERCYAKYESQTSFGSMYPTRIEGATRLFCDVYNPQSKTYCKRLQVLCPEHSRDPKVPADEVCGCPLVRDVFELTGEFCRLPKRQCNRHYCWEKLRRAEVDLERVRVWYKLDELFEQERNVRTAMTNRAGLLALMLHQTIQHDPLTTDLRSSADR; from the exons ATG GAGGGGGACGGCTCAGACCCAGAGCCCCCAGATGCTGGGGAGGACAGCAAGTCGGAGAACGGGGAGAACGCGCCCATCTACTGCATCTGCCGCAAACCAGACATCAATTGCTTCATGAT CGGGTGTGACAACTGCAATGAGTGGTTCCATGGGGACTGCATCCGGATCACTGAGAAGATGGCCAAGGCCATCCGGGAGTGGTACTGTCGGGAGTGCCgag AGAAAGACCCCAAGCTGGAGATCCGCTATCGGCACAAGAAATCACGGGAGCGGGACAGCAATGAGCGAGACGGCAGTGAGCCCCGGGATGAGGGTGGAGGGCGCAAGAGGCCTACCCCGGATCCAGACCTGCAGCGCCGGGCGGGGTCAGGGACAGGGGTTGGGGCCATGCTTGCTCGGGGCTCTGCTTCGCCCCACAAATCCTCTCCACAGCCCTTGGTGGCCACACCCAGCCAG catcaccagcagcagcagcagatcaAACGGTCGGCCCGCATGTGCGGCGAGTGTGAGGCCTGCCGGCGCACTGAGGACTGTGGCCATTGTGACTTTTGCCGGGACATGAAGAAGTTTGGGGGCCCCAACAAGATCCGCCAGAAGTGCCGGCTGCGTCAGTGCCAGCTACGGGCCCGG GAATCGTACAAGTACTTCCCGTCCTCG CTCTCGCCAGTGACGCCTTCAGAGTCCCTGCCAAGGCCTCGCCGACCTCTGCCCacccagcagcagccacagccatCACAGAAGCTGGGACGCATGCGTGAGGACGAGGGGACAGTGGCATCATCAATAGTCAAGGATCTACCTGAGGCTACGGCCACACCTGAGCCACTCTCAGATGAGGATCTACCGCTGGACCCTGACCTGTATCAGGACTTCTGTACAGCGGCCTTTGATGACCATGGCCTG CCCTGGATGAGCGACCAGGAGGAATCCCCATTCCTGGACCCTGCGCTGCGAAAGAGGGCAGTGAAAGTGAAGCATGTGAAGCGTCGGGAAAAGAAGTCTGAGAAGAAG AAGGAAGAGAGATACAAACGGCATCGACAGAAGCAGAAGCACAAGGACAAATGGAAACACCCGGAGCGAGCTGACGTCAAGGATCCTGCATCCCTACCACAGTGCCTGGGACCTGGCTGTGTGCGCCCAGCACAGCCTGGCTCCAAGTATTGCTCAGATGACTGTGGCATGAAGCTGGCAGCCAA CCGCATCTACGAGATCCTTCCCCAGCGCATCCAGCAGTGGCAGCAGAGCCCCTGCATTGCTGAGGAGCACGGCAAGAAGCTCCTTGAACGCATTCGCCGTGAGCAGCAAGGTGCCCGCACCCGCCTTCAGGAAATGGAGCGCAGATTCCATGAACTTGAGGCCATCATTGCACGCGCCAAGCAGCAGGCTGTGCGAGAGGATGAGGAG AGCAACGAGGGTGACAGTGACGACACGGACTTGCAAATCTTCTGCGTCTCCTGTGGGCACCCCATCAACCCACGTGTTGCCTTGCGCCACATGGAGCGCTGCTATGCCAAG TATGAGAGCCAGACGTCCTTTGGGTCCATGTACCCCACACGCATTGAAGG GGCCACACGACTCTTCTGTGATGTCTACAATCCTCAGAGCAAGACATACTGTAAGCGGCTCCAGGTGTTGTGTCCGGAGCACTCACGGGACCCCAAA GTGCCAGCTGATGAGGTATGCGGGTGCCCCCTCGTGCGTGATGTTTTTGAGCTCACAGGTGAATTCTGCCGCCTGCCCAAACGCCAGTGCAACCGCCATTACTGCTGGGAGAAGTTGCGGCGAGCAGAAGTGGACTTGGAGCGTGTGCGCGTG TGGTACAAGCTGGATGAGCTGTTTGAGCAGGAACGCAATGTACGCACAGCCATGACAAACCGGGCAGGATTACTGGCCCTAATGCTGCACCAAACCATCCAGCATGACCCACTCACTACCGACCTGCGCTCCAGTGCTGACCGTTGA
- the CXXC1 gene encoding CXXC-type zinc finger protein 1 isoform X2 encodes MEGDGSDPEPPDAGEDSKSENGENAPIYCICRKPDINCFMIGCDNCNEWFHGDCIRITEKMAKAIREWYCRECREKDPKLEIRYRHKKSRERDSNERDGSEPRDEGGGRKRPTPDPDLQRRAGSGTGVGAMLARGSASPHKSSPQPLVATPSQHHQQQQQIKRSARMCGECEACRRTEDCGHCDFCRDMKKFGGPNKIRQKCRLRQCQLRARESYKYFPSSLSPVTPSESLPRPRRPLPTQQQPQPSQKLGRMREDEGTVASSIVKDLPEATATPEPLSDEDLPLDPDLYQDFCTAAFDDHGLPWMSDQEESPFLDPALRKRAVKVKHVKRREKKSEKKEERYKRHRQKQKHKDKWKHPERADVKDPASLPQCLGPGCVRPAQPGSKYCSDDCGMKLAANRIYEILPQRIQQWQQSPCIAEEHGKKLLERIRREQQGARTRLQEMERRFHELEAIIARAKQQAVREDEESNEGDSDDTDLQIFCVSCGHPINPRVALRHMERCYAKYESQTSFGSMYPTRIEGATRLFCDVYNPQSKTYCKRLQVLCPEHSRDPKVPADEVCGCPLVRDVFELTGEFCRLPKRQCNRHYCWEKLRRAEVDLERVRVWYKLDELFEQERNVRTAMTNRAGLLALMLHQTIQHDPLTTDLRSSADR; translated from the exons ATG GAGGGGGACGGCTCAGACCCAGAGCCCCCAGATGCTGGGGAGGACAGCAAGTCGGAGAACGGGGAGAACGCGCCCATCTACTGCATCTGCCGCAAACCAGACATCAATTGCTTCATGAT CGGGTGTGACAACTGCAATGAGTGGTTCCATGGGGACTGCATCCGGATCACTGAGAAGATGGCCAAGGCCATCCGGGAGTGGTACTGTCGGGAGTGCCgag AGAAAGACCCCAAGCTGGAGATCCGCTATCGGCACAAGAAATCACGGGAGCGGGACAGCAATGAGCGAGACGGCAGTGAGCCCCGGGATGAGGGTGGAGGGCGCAAGAGGCCTACCCCGGATCCAGACCTGCAGCGCCGGGCGGGGTCAGGGACAGGGGTTGGGGCCATGCTTGCTCGGGGCTCTGCTTCGCCCCACAAATCCTCTCCACAGCCCTTGGTGGCCACACCCAGCCAG catcaccagcagcagcagcagatcaAACGGTCGGCCCGCATGTGCGGCGAGTGTGAGGCCTGCCGGCGCACTGAGGACTGTGGCCATTGTGACTTTTGCCGGGACATGAAGAAGTTTGGGGGCCCCAACAAGATCCGCCAGAAGTGCCGGCTGCGTCAGTGCCAGCTACGGGCCCGG GAATCGTACAAGTACTTCCCGTCCTCG CTCTCGCCAGTGACGCCTTCAGAGTCCCTGCCAAGGCCTCGCCGACCTCTGCCCacccagcagcagccacagccatCACAGAAGCTGGGACGCATGCGTGAGGACGAGGGGACAGTGGCATCATCAATAGTCAAGGATCTACCTGAGGCTACGGCCACACCTGAGCCACTCTCAGATGAGGATCTACCGCTGGACCCTGACCTGTATCAGGACTTCTGTACAGCGGCCTTTGATGACCATGGCCTG CCCTGGATGAGCGACCAGGAGGAATCCCCATTCCTGGACCCTGCGCTGCGAAAGAGGGCAGTGAAAGTGAAGCATGTGAAGCGTCGGGAAAAGAAGTCTGAGAAGAAG GAAGAGAGATACAAACGGCATCGACAGAAGCAGAAGCACAAGGACAAATGGAAACACCCGGAGCGAGCTGACGTCAAGGATCCTGCATCCCTACCACAGTGCCTGGGACCTGGCTGTGTGCGCCCAGCACAGCCTGGCTCCAAGTATTGCTCAGATGACTGTGGCATGAAGCTGGCAGCCAA CCGCATCTACGAGATCCTTCCCCAGCGCATCCAGCAGTGGCAGCAGAGCCCCTGCATTGCTGAGGAGCACGGCAAGAAGCTCCTTGAACGCATTCGCCGTGAGCAGCAAGGTGCCCGCACCCGCCTTCAGGAAATGGAGCGCAGATTCCATGAACTTGAGGCCATCATTGCACGCGCCAAGCAGCAGGCTGTGCGAGAGGATGAGGAG AGCAACGAGGGTGACAGTGACGACACGGACTTGCAAATCTTCTGCGTCTCCTGTGGGCACCCCATCAACCCACGTGTTGCCTTGCGCCACATGGAGCGCTGCTATGCCAAG TATGAGAGCCAGACGTCCTTTGGGTCCATGTACCCCACACGCATTGAAGG GGCCACACGACTCTTCTGTGATGTCTACAATCCTCAGAGCAAGACATACTGTAAGCGGCTCCAGGTGTTGTGTCCGGAGCACTCACGGGACCCCAAA GTGCCAGCTGATGAGGTATGCGGGTGCCCCCTCGTGCGTGATGTTTTTGAGCTCACAGGTGAATTCTGCCGCCTGCCCAAACGCCAGTGCAACCGCCATTACTGCTGGGAGAAGTTGCGGCGAGCAGAAGTGGACTTGGAGCGTGTGCGCGTG TGGTACAAGCTGGATGAGCTGTTTGAGCAGGAACGCAATGTACGCACAGCCATGACAAACCGGGCAGGATTACTGGCCCTAATGCTGCACCAAACCATCCAGCATGACCCACTCACTACCGACCTGCGCTCCAGTGCTGACCGTTGA